The genomic interval AAAACGTGTAAGAGATAATCTTGTAGAAATGTAAAAAGACAACAAACTTTGTCGACAAACGAAGAGGAAAAACAGAAGAGAACTGAAATTCGTGATAAAAGCAGggtcaaaaaaggaaaaaaattaatggtcGAAAATTCACTGTTCATCTTGCATTCGCACTTATTTAACCAAGGTAGAAAAAAGAGCATTTgtagtattgatttttttatttgaatattttcattttttgactTGTTGGAAGCAGATAATTTGATGGAAGGACTGGTGAGTTCTCAGATGACACTCATTGGTGCTCATTATAGGCAGCTTAACTCTCCTTTCCTTCCTGCATTTTCTCTCCAATTCAAAAGAAGATTTGATATCAGTCGAATTGGGATGGACAAATCTCCTAAATCATTGAAATCAGTTACTGCTTCTGTTCAACCATTGGAAACCTCAAAATTGGGTCACTCGAACAACACTCTGCCATCCAAAGGTTATGTTCAAACAATGTATCTTACCAtctttaagttttaaatttggaGGAAAAATGGGTTCAGTTCTAAATATTGAGTGAGTACTTTTTGATGCAGTTGAGTCCAATACTTAACTCGCTTCAATCCTTATTTGCAGTTGTGGTGTTTACTGTTTATTAAACACAACAAGATCTAGTAAATTGATTTTTGGTATATATGTTCCAATAATGGAGTTTACTTAGCTAGAtattgattttagattttattataatgaattGTTGAACtctttaaatataaactatGTTCTTTTTTGAGGTTAATTTTGGACAAGTTTAGAATGATATTTCTGTGGCTGATGTTTGCCACCATAAATATATAGATGTCCTTGATTTATGGAGGAGTGCCAATGCGGTGTGCTTCGATGTGGATAGCACGGTGTGTCTGGATGAAGGCATTGATGAACTTGCAGAGTATTGTGGAGCTGGAAAGGCTGTTGCAGAATGGACTTCTAGGTTGGATTTCTCacatttcattataattatttcaatcGGTTTAGTGTTAGTGCCTATGTCTGACTTCGGTTTTGGATTTTGCTAGAGCGATGAGTGGTTCTGTTCCTTTTGAGGAAGCCTTGGCTGCCAGACTTGCTTTGTTCAATCCTTCCGTTGCCCAAGTCCAGGACTTTCTTGAAAAGAGGCCCCCAAGGTGTGagggatttttttaaaaaagattttatttatcttgAGCTAGTATTGACTTGTTTTCTTAATCAGGTGGGTGGCATAgtttaattgaaaattaaaactttATTCTCCAATTTGTTTCATATAGCATTTGACAACAGGATTTGGCCTTTGAGTGTGAAAGCCTCACCATCTTTCTGCTGGAGAGACATAATATGTAGTCCTACCTCTAAAGTTTCTATTGAAAATGAATATCAATTCTAAATGACACTAATTTGGATGTTGTCAAAGATGCACTGTGCTTGCACCCTATCTTATGAAACACGAAGAACAATTGAATTTCGGTTGAGATAGGAGACCTTCTTGCTCATGAGaggattcatcattttttgttATTGAGTTTGCTTTTATATCATTGCATTTCTGTGATTTTTAATACAGTTGCAGTTCTTGTTTTCTGTTCCATGAACCCATATATAAAATCAGCAGCTATTGTAAATGTTTCTGTgtggaaaatattatgaaaatatctaATCTGATATTTTCtacatggttatacaaaattttcCTGAGGTTTTTCTTTCAAGGATCTGTACAATTTGGATGAAATATATTGAATTTGCTCATGAATGGCtcacaaaaaaatatgttttatgagattCTATCAATTGTTAGTTTGACGGCATGGTGCCAACAAAGTTAGTTCCATGTTTGCATCCTTTATACAGTAAGTTATCGAAACATAGTGGAAGAGACTTTTGCAgtcatcattttaataaattcaagTTTCCTTGCAACCATTTCTGTAACAGTCAACCAAGTTCCCAACTATGTCAAATGCAAGTTCCGTGCTCCAGCCGTAAAATTATTGTTGAAATGATCCCTCCTGTTTTCAAGGGTTAGTGAGTTGTCGGATTAATATTATTGTCTATTGTATTTTATAGTTGTAACTTTCACTACTATAACTATTAGCTTATAGAACAAGTACACGAAGCATGGAAATTTTAAATGGCAGAGCTTAGGCTTGTCAAGCCATTAAAACATAATGGCCATCATTGGTTTCCTACTacagattttattttgtttcatactGAGTCATGCCATCAAATCGAAACTCTGAACTGTTTATACAATGGAGATATCACCATTATAGGTTATGATGGTGAAGAACAATAATTACAAACATAATTGCGCTACTTGGTATTCACAAACAATCTTGCATAGTATAGATCTGGCTTTTTGTCTGTTgacatctattttttcttttgctttccaCTGGATGACTGGTAATGACCAATAGTTTGATGTTAATTTCAGATTAAATGGTATTCATGACTTCTACTTTTTGATGTGTAGGCTTTCTCCTGGCATAGACGAGTTGGTCAAGATGCTGAAGGCTAATAATACCACTGTTTACCTTATCTCTGGAGGCTTTCGTCAAATGATCAATGTATGCTGTCAaatgattacttataaaaaaaaatgctgtaAAATGATGGAAGTCTGTTGCTTTTGTATTTTTCCTAGAAGCATTCATTGATGAATAATTACGTACAATCATACATATATGTTCCATGTAGACCCTTgcaattttattcatttagttGGACAGTATTTGTGGTCAGTCAATCTTAGGAGAGTACTGTAGCATGTGATGTTCTTTCAACAGCGTTGGATTGCTATTTTGGTGGGGATGCTAAAATGATCCAACTGAGTCAAGGAACATGTTGAACtccttaaaaaggaaaagcttcgAATGATGACGGCACCTTGGAAGTGCTTTATTATTGTACATACTGTAtactaagaatattttattagaaattattagAACTAATAAATAGGTATTTGTTCATTCAATACTTAGATTTCTTCAATGTCCTCCATTTTGAATGCTTTAGAAGGTTAACTTATTTTGtgatctacttataaaaaaacttattttgtgATCTGACATATCAACAGTTGTAGGGCTCATAGAGTTCTTGTTTATATGGGATTCGGTATATGGcatctactttttcaaattggGGAATAAATTGAAGAGCGGATTActttttgtaattattgattaaacaaattattttgaagCCTGTTGCATCAATCCTTGGGATTCCACATGAAAACATCTTTGCCAATCAATTGCTATTTGGAAGTTCTGGGGAGTTTGTGGGGTTTGACACCAAGGAGCCTACTTCAAGAAGTGGAGGAAAAGCCACTGCGGTTCAACAGATAAGGAAGGCAAGCCTCTTAGCTGTTTGTTTAATAGTTGGTTGTTAAGAATGTTTCTTGTGGAGATACTAAACTTGGTTTTCCAGGCTCATAATTACAAGGCATTAGTCATGATTGGGGATGGTGCAACTGATCTTGAGGTAAGTAAAATTCATCCAAACTTGAAATTGGATCCATGTGTCAGTTTTCCACAAGTTATCACATTTCAGTATGTATTTAtacaaggaaaataaataaaaataaaaaataaaaacctgcAATGGTCTTTCCATCAACTCAACTTGGTTTTTAGGAATTgccaaatttgtatttttttgccCATTCCTACAGGATAGTCAAATTAGATAGACTTCCACGATTATCCTCCACTGGGACTTATCTATGAGTTTCCTGCCAATGTGAATCTTCTGCTCTTTTAACTTGTTTTGTTCCCAAATATAGGCTCGTAAACCAGGAGGTGCAGATTTGTTTATATGTTATGCTGGTGTCCAACTTCGAGAAGCTGTTGCCGCTAATGCTGACTGGCTGGTTTTCAGTTTTAAAGATCTAATGAACTCCCTGGAGTAGCTTGGAGTTTTCTGAGccttgcactttttttttttgaattttttgatgattaatttttttgtggcCCACTGGTCAACTGCATTATAGAAGTGTATTCATCCCATTTTAAGTTTACGAAACTTAATGTGAGGAACTAAAAAGGTTATCATCTAATGCCCTAgtcttgtaaaatatatattattttttaattgttgttaCCCAAGGTTTGAGAGGAAATGTAATATTGTGGTGGgtagtgtgtggtgtgtaggatgatgagtagcataaTTCTTTTGCTTTCTAAGTTGGTATCATCACTAGAGTCAGATGAAAACTCAGATATGTATATTATCTGTGTATTCTTCATATACATCCATAATCTCAGTCTGGGAATGTGGAGAAAGCTTGGAGATCTGTTTTATCATCATCTCTGCTGAATAAGGCTCAAATGAAAAAGATGGTGTACCACTTTCTGCTAGCAAATGTCCACTGGTATTTCTCTTGTTTAGGACGGTGATTTCACTTTATCTAATTTAACAAGCTACTCAATTTCTTCCAAATGATtgtttcaaaagaaagaaattcagTCATCAAACGTTGGTAGGGTTAGTGAAGCTTCAATTAAGTTCCAAATCGTCTGGCTTGAGTTCTAATATTCTTGGACAGAAGTTTACAAACTAAATTGAtctaatatgacatgattttacatttggctatttcactcaaaacttatttacatattagattatctatatattagtcaaaataataataaaatattataaatttaataatttttttcaattatttttgttctattaattttttttttttttaaaaattaagagcTATATGGgaatattaatgttatacaaTATGAGACTTGGAATATACAACTATTCATgatacaaaaattaattgaaaaattaatacaatcatTCAAGTATACAACAATTAACGCTTTTAAcgatataatgaaaaaattggGTTTAACAATTACTGCTATTAATGCAAtaggaataaaaaaagatttaattagAAGTCAAAAtcgagggaagagagagagagcttgtaaggaagaaaatattttttatttcctttggtCATGCTACAATGGCTATCAAATATGACCTAAAGAACTAATTTattttaggccttgtttgttttccaaaaacatctcatctcatctcatctcatttcaccttatcattacaactttttcaaattcccacacaaaataaaataaacaattcaactttttcaaatctcaaaataacaataatattaaaaaatatattctaataatattttattcaactttttaactttaatctcaactcatctcatctctgaaaacaaatgagccCTTAGCTAAAAGTCATCCATTTTttcatttgcataatccaatacaacacattttgggatttttttagcTAAACTCTCCATTGGATTggcatttgcataatccaatgagAGAAAAGTTGACACATTGCATCCtattttttaacaagaaaataaggaccgcctcaaaaaa from Juglans regia cultivar Chandler chromosome 2, Walnut 2.0, whole genome shotgun sequence carries:
- the LOC108994213 gene encoding phosphoserine phosphatase, chloroplastic, giving the protein MEGLVSSQMTLIGAHYRQLNSPFLPAFSLQFKRRFDISRIGMDKSPKSLKSVTASVQPLETSKLGHSNNTLPSKDVLDLWRSANAVCFDVDSTVCLDEGIDELAEYCGAGKAVAEWTSRAMSGSVPFEEALAARLALFNPSVAQVQDFLEKRPPRLSPGIDELVKMLKANNTTVYLISGGFRQMINPVASILGIPHENIFANQLLFGSSGEFVGFDTKEPTSRSGGKATAVQQIRKAHNYKALVMIGDGATDLEARKPGGADLFICYAGVQLREAVAANADWLVFSFKDLMNSLE